A genome region from Erigeron canadensis isolate Cc75 chromosome 3, C_canadensis_v1, whole genome shotgun sequence includes the following:
- the LOC122590584 gene encoding stigma-specific STIG1-like protein 2, whose amino-acid sequence MSKIVEVLFMVLVTMAITVTLTLTITSSIGENDEKAYTVSPHVKPFPNRVSRFLAENKNPRAADHCKKDNEICYTLEGGRNSTCCNNKCMDLSEDKHNCGACKNKCKFTSSCCRGECVNLAYDKRHCGSCGNKCMPGGYCIYGLCNYA is encoded by the coding sequence ATGTCCAAGATTGTCGAAGTACTCTTTATGGTGTTGGTTACCATGGCAATAACCGTCACACTCACCCTCACCATCACCTCATCCATCGGTGAAAATGATGAAAAGGCGTACACTGTATCACCACATGTGAAACCCTTTCCTAATAGGGTCAGTCGTTTTTTAGCTGAAAACAAGAACCCAAGAGCTGCAGACCACTGCAAGAAAGACAATGAGATTTGCTACACCTTAGAAGGCGGCAGAAATTCGACTTGCTGCAACAACAAGTGCATGGATTTGAGCGAGGATAAGCACAACTGCGGAGCGTGCAAGAACAAGTGCAAGTTTACGAGCTCGTGTTGCAGAGGGGAGTGTGTGAACTTGGCTTATGACAAGAGGCATTGTGGGTCGTGCGGTAACAAGTGTATGCCCGGTGGTTACTGCATTTACGGCCTCTGCAATTATGCTTAA
- the LOC122591413 gene encoding DNA glycosylase/AP lyase ROS1-like — protein sequence MEKDGTWIPLTPGKPIFATFGYSNESTLTSENGIIKGILNVAFPCIDLLDSNRLMEKGGMNETHKLPASILDEHEAFFGAVLTESEKTALGQDDTSCVQEEAVKVPSGCDGKKAADGLDESLGSVPTPFRTEDSRKRRNNGIDLNKKPSQRPRVKKHRPKIFDESKPKRVPKVQTPKGTTPRPKKTPKPATPNRVQEKSASSKHNKDTGSTDCVQNFASHGHVDAEQVVQEAARDSLVVAKRCNRYLDFDSDLVAQESHNVSKIQDSRRIFFNLESFGCLGKIVTSKRNTPRRSKFPKKTHQASEDLFGGNDKEKHEQAFCFTREEAAGKSSSKYVYFYQRRKKINSKVISYTPTVQVYRRTFRENNCVENSKKIGPNFPKLFKQRRTFGKKANIGWWCIDRVEDAQGNGKSSLRKCIQATSKKVHIKVDKSKDKKRLVKKPEIPRGEWLRSVFSPPRRKRSIRQIRRMGNNKDFLGSSRMPYDDDTYLKCQEEYSLQITDSLPQQDVDICLNCEENFLQITESLRLQADYIDINCEEENFLQITESVPVHEVLIHRIESFTSLHRDVQRIDDFVCGLNNFQLQEVPVFQSLVPRYEDAKDRRPLYEREMTLIVTEKMARLDINGQCNKLVVRDPNAAGRLASLDFNDQCKELVVRDEKVNGAIVKVSPTKKHKVLPKVDLDKETLRVWKLLMENDGSEQLEETDKDKNEWWDKQREIFRGRVDSFIAKMHLIQGDRRFSPWKGSVVDSVAGVYLTQNVSDHLSSSAFMSVAARFPVKPKSKKADDYFDEVGTRKESVTCNTKVTEDLCKNNGMEQDVITSCADAFSTTEPQQDVDSNPILGQDEPYANENSNTFRKRLEVEEFDFLKQFSSQESIASNNEGGENFLKNNDIEQNESTKCDEFGSQESFTSTTKDGEDLFKDNEMIQNVSPACADVTPTTKRQQDTTSDSILAQDKPCINANTNTSGMLPGVQEVDYPKEFCRSGINESSINESMVNWDLKTSIVEGEEQTVVSCDLQISSEPSTAISDVNVGSSETSERDFIGQLESICTEEPKVVTPVSSLKCVLNIAQGVNDVNNHQGMTEILVETGSTGKKKSKIEKKQESKIDWEALRKTYCRYGRRETDDNFMDAVDWDAVRRAPVEELAKVIAERGMNNVLAGRIKDFLDRVYQDHGAIDLEWLRDLPPDTAKEFLLSIDGIGLKSVECVRLLTLHHLAFPVDTNVGRVATRLGWVPLQPLGDVPIHLLNAYPMVDKIQKYLFPRLCTLDQRTLYELHYQLITFGKVFCTKVKPNCDACPMRAECRHYASAVASGRLKLPAPKEGSHVTSIVPVGNEQNYSVFGIPPSIIDLEVNETSSSYYGQTCEPIIEVPQSPMPEVEDTLISVDDIEDLFCESDDEIPTIRLNTEEFRETLKDTIDANKIPLSEGDMSKALVSLSAEAATFRMPQVKYVARLRTLHVVCELPDFHPCLAGFDEREHDDPSPYLLKIWLPGEIPNSLGSAENRVCDIASDNHEETVKATVLIPCRTANRGTFPLNGTYFQVNEVFADDETTNFPMDVPRSLVRNLPTRELGCGSSATSIFRALPTSVIQRLFWRGSICVRGFNRKTRKPHPLHRRFHISTAAIAAENKKLEKK from the exons ATGGAAAAAGATGGTACTTGGATACCTTTAACACCAGGAAAGCCTATTTTCGCTACGTTTGGATATAGCAACGAGTCGACATTGACTTCTGAAAATGGAATTATAAAGGGAATTTTAAATGTGGCGTTTCCGTGTATAGATTTACTTGACAGTAACAGACTTATGGAAAAGGGAGGAATGAATGAGACCCATAAGTTGCCAGCTAGCATTCTTGATGAACATGAAGCATTTTTTGGTGCGGTTTTAACTGAATCTGAAAAGACGGCATTGGGTCAGG ATGACACAAGCTGTGTACAAGAGGAGGCAGTAAAAGTTCCTTCAGGGTGTGATGGTAAAAAGGCGGCGGATGGTCTTGATGAGTCACTTGGCTCAGTTCCAACTCCATTTAGGACAGAAGACTCCAGGAAAAGGCGTAATAATGGTATTGACTTGAACAAGAAGCCAAGTCAAAGACCGCGGGTGAAAAAACACAGACCTAAAATATTCGATGAAAGCAAACCTAAAAGAGTCCCAAAGGTTCAAACTCCAAAGGGTACGACCCCACGACCAAAAAAAACACCAAAGCCTGCAACTCCAAATCGGGTACAAGAAAAGAGCGCGAGCTCGAAACATAATAAAGATACAGGATCGACGGATTGTGTGCAAAATTTTGCGAGTCATGGACATGTAGACGCTGAGCAAGTCGTCCAAGAAGCTGCTAGGGATTCATTAGTTGTTGCTAAACGATGCAACCGTTACTTGGATTTTGACTCTGATCTAGTTGCTCAAGAGTCTCATAATGTGTCAAAAATACAAGACTCCAGGagaattttttttaaccttGAAAGTTTCGGTTGTCTTGGTAAGATTGTTACTTCCAAGAGAAATACACCAAGGAGGAGTAAATTTCCAAAGAAGACTCATCAAGCTTCAGAGGATTTGTTTGGAGGTAATGACAAGGAGAAACATGAGCAAGCTTTTTGCTTTACAAGAGAAGAAGCAGCTGGAAAAAGTAGTAGTAAATATGTTTACTTTTATCAACGCCGAAAGAAAATTAATTCAAAAGTAATAAGTTACACCCCTACAGTGCAAGTATATCGTAGGACGTTTCGAGAAAATAACTGTGTTGAAAATAGTAAAAAGATCGGACCCAATTTTCCAAAACTATTCAAGCAACGAAGGACGTTTGGAAAAAAAGCAAATATAGGTTGGTGGTGCATAGACCGTGTTGAAGATGCGCAGGGTAATGGGAAAAGCTCACTTAGAAAGTGCATTCAAGCTACCAGTAAAAAGGTACATATTAAGGTCGATAAATCGAAAGATAAAAAACGACTGGTGAAAAAGCCTGAAATCCCGAGAGGAGAATGGCTTAGAAGTGTATTTTCACCTCCTAGAAGGAAGCGATCCATAAGGCAGATTCGTAGGATGGGAAATAACAAGGACTTTCTTGGTTCTAGCAGAATGCCTTATGATGATGATACATACCTTAAATGTCAAGAGGAATACTCTCTTCAGATTACAGACAGTCTCCCACAGCAAGATGTTGATATATGCCTTAACTGTGAGGAGAATTTTCTTCAGATCACAGAGAGCCTTCGACTGCAAGCTGATTATATAGATATCAACTGTGAAGAGGAAAATTTTCTTCAAATTACAGAAAGTGTCCCAGTACACGAGGTTCTGATCCATAGGATTGAAAGTTTTACCTCACTGCACCGTGATGTTCAACGAATTGATGATTTTGTATGCGGTCTAAACAATTTTCAGCTACAAGAGGTTCCCGTGTTTCAAAGTCTGGTACCCAGATATGAGGATGCCAAAG ATAGACGTCCTCTATATGAACGAGAAATGACTCTAATTGTAACAGAGAAAATGGCAAGGCTAGACATCAATGGCCAATGCAACAAACTAGTGGTACGAGATCCAAATGCTGCTGGGAGACTAGCAAGTCTAGACTTCAATGATCAGTGCAAGGAACTAGTGGTACGAGATGAAAAGGTCAATGGGGCCATTGTGAAGGTATCTCCTACCAAGAAGCATAAAGTGCTTCCCAAGGTAGATCTTGACAAGGAGACTTTGAGAGTTTGGAAACTGTTGATGGAGAATGATGGAAGTGAACAACTTGAAGAAACTGATAAAGATAAGAATGAATGGTGGGACAAACAGAGAGAAATATTTCGTGGACGTGTGGACTCATTTATTGCCAAAATGCATCTTATTCAAg GTGACAGGCGTTTCTCACCATGGAAGGGTTCAGTAGTTGATTCGGTGGCTGGTGTTTATTTAACTCAAAATGTGTCCGACCATCTTTCAAG CTCTGCTTTTATGTCGGTGGCTGCAAGATTTCCGGTTAAGCCCAAAAGTAAGAAAGCTGATGATTACTTTGATGAAGTCGGAACTAGAAAAGAATCAGTCACATGTAATACAAAAGTTACTGAAGATCTCTGTAAGAATAATGGAATGGAACAAGATGTGATTACTTCATGTGCTGATGCATTTTCAACCACAGAACCTCAACAAGATGTGGATTCAAATCCAATTCTGGGTCAAGATGAGCCGTATGCCAATGAGAATTCTAATACTTTCCGAAAGCGTCTAGAAGTTGAGGAGTTCGACTTTCTCAAGCAGTTTTCTAGCCAGGAATCAATTGCAAGTAATAACGAAGGTGGTGAAAACTTCCTTAAGAACAACGACATAGAACAAAATGAGAGTACTAAATGTGACGAGTTTGGTAGCCAAGAATCATTCACCAGTACAACAAAAGATGGTGAAGATCTCTTTAAGGATAATGAAATGATACAGAATGTGAGTCCTGCATGTGCTGATGTCACTCCAACCACGAAACGTCAACAAGATACGACTTCTGACTCAATTTTGGCTCAAGATAAGCCTTGCATCAATGCAAATACTAATACTTCAGGCATGCTGCCAGGAGTTCAGGAGGTGGATTATCCCAAGGAGTTTTGTAGGTCTGGCATTAATGAATCATCAATAAATGAGAGCATGGTTAATTGGGATCTGAAAACAAGCATAGTAGAAGGTGAAGAGCAAACTGTAGTATCTTGTGATCTTCAGATTTCCTCCGAACCTTCTACAGCTATTTCTGATGTGAATGTGGGTTCATCTGAGACTTCAGAAAGAGATTTCATTGGTCAATTAGAGTCGATTTGTACAGAAGAACCAAAGGTTGTAACTCCAGTTTCTAGTCTCAAATGTGTACTCAACATTGCACAAGGGGTAAATGATGTAAACAATCATCAGGGCATGACCGAAATACtcgtagaaactggaagcacgGGAAAGAAGAAAAGTAAAATTGAGAAGAAGCAAGAATCCAAAATTGACTGGGAAGCATTGAGGAAAACTTATTGCAGATATGGCAGAAGAGAAACTGATGATAATTTCATGGATGCAGTTGATTGGGATGCAGTTAGACGCGCTCCTGTTGAAGAACTTGCTAAAGTCATAGCGGAGCGAGGAATGAATAATGTGCTAGCTGGACgaataaaa GACTTTTTGGATAGAGTTTATCAAGACCATGGAGCTATCGATCTTGAATGGTTAAGGGACCTTCCACCCGACACAGCAAA gGAATTCTTGCTGAGCATTGATGGAATCGGTTTAAAGAGTGTGGAGTGTGTACGACTTCTAACGCTACATCATCTTGCTTTTCCT GTTGACACAAATGTTGGTCGAGTAGCCACACGTCTAGGGTGGGTCCCACTACAACCCCTTGGTGACGTTCCAATTCATCTTTTGAACGC TTACCCAATGGTGGACAAGATTCAGAAATACCTCTTCCCCAGGCTATGCACCCTTGACCAAAGAACATT GTATGAATTACATTATCAGTTGATCACATTTGGAAAG GTATTTTGCACCAAAGTAAAACCAAATTGCGATGCGTGTCCGATGAGAGCAGAGTGCAGGCATTATGCAAGTGCAGTTGCTAG TGGTAGGCTCAAACTTCCTGCACCGAAGGAAGGTAGTCATGTAACTTCAATCGTCCCTGTTGGAAATGAACAAAACTATTCAGTGTTTGGTATACCACCATCAATCATTGACCTGGAAGTCAACGAAACAAGTTCAAGTTATTATGGTCAAACTTGTGAACCCATAATTGAAGTTCCACAATCCCCCATGCCTGAAGTGGAAGACACATTAATATCTGTAGATGACATTGAAGATTTATTTTGTGAGTCGGATGATGAAATTCCCACAATCCGACTTAACACGGAAGAGTTCAGGGAAACTTTAAAAGATACTATAGATGCAAATAAAATTCCTCTCTCAGAGGGTGATATGTCGAAAGCTCTAGTTTCTTTGTCAGCAGAAGCTGCTACCTTTCGTATGCCACAAGTTAAGTATGTAGCCAGATTGAGGACTCTGCACGTTGT CTGTGAACTGCCAGACTTCCATCCGTGCTTGGCTGGG TTTGATGAGAGGGAACATGATGATCCTTCCCCATACTTGCTTAAGATTTGGCTTCCAG GTGAAATTCCCAATTCATTAGGATCTGCTGAAAACAGAGTATGTGATATCGCCAGCGATAATCATGAAGAAACAGTTAAAGCAACAGTCCTG ATTCCTTGTAGAACTGCAAATAGAGGGACATTTCCCCTCAACGGCACATATTTTCAGGTCAACGAG gTGTTTGCCGATGATGAAACCACAAACTTTCCGATGGATGTTCCAAGAAGTCTGGTGCGGAATTTGCCAACACGAGAACTAGGTTGTGGGTCATCTGCAACATCAATATTCAGAG CCCTGCCAACCAGTGTCATTCAGCGCTTGTTCTGGAGAG GATCGATATGTGTAAGAGGATTCAatagaaaaacaagaaaacctCATCCTCTTCACAGAAGATTTCATATATCAACAGCGGCGATTGCTGcagaaaacaaaaagttagaGAAGAAATAG
- the LOC122592779 gene encoding poly(A)-specific ribonuclease PARN isoform X1 yields MNKQRLMRSFSKTLTHSHHSFSTSSSSNNFAIKNVTKSNFDSCLSDLRRHVKDADFVAIDLEMTGVTSAPWRESFEFDRYDVRYLKVKDSADKFAVVQFGVCPFRWDRSKHSFVAHPHNFYIFPRQEVGGDDGSYEFFCQTSSIDFLSKYQFDFNLCVKEGISYLSRALEDKARLQLHSVHEDELSESSCTVKDIKDLPLVRMTDILFVERMKTKISEWHDDLLLTRNGRPGRTPEDSSDSIAHFQTIFFRMRPAIKLNGFTSRQLRLIKSVVEKSFKDLAYIRVNDGSCAQQLIVYTESRSDLDLLMKEVKGIHFKEAEMKIGTAIGFRHVIDLLSSEQKLIVGHNCFLDIAHVCRKFIGPLPLNLKEFVTLVQKNFPYIIDTKILLNGNSMLQLKMKKSSTSLAKAFAIICPHIASADNMLGPAQSPSVSVEVQVDDMSSSSWNSGAKHEAGYDAFMTGCIFAQACNLLDIDFSSHLMLMKEEKLRNYINLLYLSWTSGDIVDLKTGEATTECSAFMTFKIQQPKILFSNIVLIWGFSPTLKAKPIKETLCKVFGLTSVTSIYHLDKTAVFVQFSQPELVHDFLELKSKIEKKNEALYVLHPLSDLLEGGRTRAASYEVYKDICGSPLSKVLFADQAAAVGVDLNTKMLESKAHKNGSFDNSDIPMDTKISETEQPMKSSPGSKNLHREEILDIVSC; encoded by the exons atGAATAAGCAACGTTTAATGAGGTCATTttccaaaaccctaactcaCTCTCATCATTCATTctccacatcatcatcatcaaataattTCGCTATTAAAAATGTTACGAAATCAAACTTCGATTCATGTCTGTCTGACCTCCGCCGTCATGTCAAAGACGCAGACTTCGTGGCAATCGATTTGGAAATGACCGGCGTGACGAGTGCACCGTGGAGAGAATCATTTGAGTTTGATAGATATGATGTTAGATATCTCAAGGTTAAAGATTCTGCCGATAAATTCGCCGTTGTTCAGTTCGGTGTTTGCCCCTTTCGCTGGGACCGAAGCAAGCATTCCTTCGTCGCCCATCC acacaacttttatatatttccGCGGCAAGAAGTTGGTGGAGATGATGGATCGTATGAGTTCTTCTGTCAGACTTCCTCGATTGATTTCTTGTCAAAGTACCAGTTTGATTTCAATTTGTGTGTTAAAGAAG GAATATCTTACTTATCCAGAGCCCTAGAAGACAAAGCAAGGTTGCAATTACATTCAGTACATGAGGATGAGTTATCAGAGTCATCATGCACAGTTAAAGATATTAAAGATCTTCCACTGGTCAGAATGACAGATATTCTTTTTGTGGAGAGAATGAAGACCAAGATTAGTGAATGGCATGACGATCTCTTACTGACTAGAAATGGAAGGCCTGGGAGGACTCCTGAAGATTCTAGTGACTCGATTGCTCATTTTCAGACCATTTTCTTTAGGATGCGTCCAGCTATTAAACTAAATGGATTCACTTCCCGCCAACTAAGGTTGATTAAGTCG GTTGTAGAAAAGAGCTTCAAAGATTTAGCTTACATCCGTGTAAATGATGGATCATGTGCTCAACAATTAATTGTCTACACAGAATCCAGAAGTGACCTAGATTTGCTTATG AAAGAGGTTAAAGGAATCCATTTTAAGGAAGCAGAGATGAAGATCGGAACTGCCATTGGCTTCCGGCATGTGATCGACCTCCTTTCCTCTGAACAAAAGTTGATTGTTGGTCACAATTGCTTTCTTG ATATTGCACATGTATGTAGAAAATTCATAGGTCCTCTTCCTTTGAATCTTAAGGAATTTGTTACATTGGTTCAAAAAAACTTCCCGTACATAATTGACACAAAGATCCTTCTGAATGGAAATAGCATGTTGCaattgaagatgaagaagagtaGCACATCACTGGCCAAAGCTTTTGCCATCATATGTCCGCATATTGCTTCTGCTGACAACATGCTTGGTCCAGCTCAAAGTCCCTCTGTTTCGGTGGAAGTTCAAGTAGATGATATGAG TTCATCAAGCTGGAACTCTGGAGCTAAACACGAAGCTGGTTATGATGCCTTCATGACAGGGTGCATATTTGCCCAAGCATGCAATCTTCTTGATATTGATTTCAGTTCTcatttgatgttgatgaaagaaGAGAAGCTTAGAAACTACATCAATCTTCTTTACCTAAGCTGGACCAGCGGGGACATAGTTGACCTAAAAACTGGTGAAGCTACAACTGAATGTTCAGCATTTATGACTTTTAAAATCCAACAACCGAAGATTCTGTTTTCAAATATTGTCTTAATTTGGGGCTTCTCTCCTACTCTCAAGGCAAAACCGATAAAAGAAACCTTGTGTAAAGTTTTTGGGTTGACTTCAGTTACATCCATCTACCATTTGGACAAGACTGCTGTGTTTGTTCAATTTAGCCAACCAGAATTGGTTCATGATTTTTTGGAACTAAAATCTAAGATTGAAAAGAAGAACGAAGCACTTTACGTTTTACACCCTCTTTCGGATCTTCTAGAAGGTGGACGTACCCGTGCTGCTTCTTACGAGGTATACAAAGACATATGTGGTTCACCCCTTTCCAAAGTCCTCTTCGCAGATCAAGCTGCAGCTGTTGGTGTTGATTTGAACACCAAAATGTTAGAAAGTAAGGCTCATAAAAATGGTTCTTTTGATAATTCAGACATCCCAATGGATACCAAGATATCAGAAACTGAACAACCTATGAAGTCTTCACCAGGTAGCAAAAATTTGCATAGAGAAGAAATACTAGATATAGTATCTTGCTGA
- the LOC122592779 gene encoding poly(A)-specific ribonuclease PARN isoform X2, protein MNKQRLMRSFSKTLTHSHHSFSTSSSSNNFAIKNVTKSNFDSCLSDLRRHVKDADFVAIDLEMTGVTSAPWRESFEFDRYDVRYLKVKDSADKFAVVQFGVCPFRWDRSKHSFVAHPHNFYIFPRQEVGGDDGSYEFFCQTSSIDFLSKYQFDFNLCVKEGISYLSRALEDKARLQLHSVHEDELSESSCTVKDIKDLPLVRMTDILFVERMKTKISEWHDDLLLTRNGRPGRTPEDSSDSIAHFQTIFFRMRPAIKLNGFTSRQLRLIKSVVEKSFKDLAYIRVNDGSCAQQLIVYTESRSDLDLLMKEVKGIHFKEAEMKIGTAIGFRHVIDLLSSEQKLIVGHNCFLDIAHVCRKFIGPLPLNLKEFVTLVQKNFPYIIDTKILLNGNSMLQLKMKKSSTSLAKAFAIICPHIASADNMLGPAQSPSVSVEVQVDDMSWNSGAKHEAGYDAFMTGCIFAQACNLLDIDFSSHLMLMKEEKLRNYINLLYLSWTSGDIVDLKTGEATTECSAFMTFKIQQPKILFSNIVLIWGFSPTLKAKPIKETLCKVFGLTSVTSIYHLDKTAVFVQFSQPELVHDFLELKSKIEKKNEALYVLHPLSDLLEGGRTRAASYEVYKDICGSPLSKVLFADQAAAVGVDLNTKMLESKAHKNGSFDNSDIPMDTKISETEQPMKSSPGSKNLHREEILDIVSC, encoded by the exons atGAATAAGCAACGTTTAATGAGGTCATTttccaaaaccctaactcaCTCTCATCATTCATTctccacatcatcatcatcaaataattTCGCTATTAAAAATGTTACGAAATCAAACTTCGATTCATGTCTGTCTGACCTCCGCCGTCATGTCAAAGACGCAGACTTCGTGGCAATCGATTTGGAAATGACCGGCGTGACGAGTGCACCGTGGAGAGAATCATTTGAGTTTGATAGATATGATGTTAGATATCTCAAGGTTAAAGATTCTGCCGATAAATTCGCCGTTGTTCAGTTCGGTGTTTGCCCCTTTCGCTGGGACCGAAGCAAGCATTCCTTCGTCGCCCATCC acacaacttttatatatttccGCGGCAAGAAGTTGGTGGAGATGATGGATCGTATGAGTTCTTCTGTCAGACTTCCTCGATTGATTTCTTGTCAAAGTACCAGTTTGATTTCAATTTGTGTGTTAAAGAAG GAATATCTTACTTATCCAGAGCCCTAGAAGACAAAGCAAGGTTGCAATTACATTCAGTACATGAGGATGAGTTATCAGAGTCATCATGCACAGTTAAAGATATTAAAGATCTTCCACTGGTCAGAATGACAGATATTCTTTTTGTGGAGAGAATGAAGACCAAGATTAGTGAATGGCATGACGATCTCTTACTGACTAGAAATGGAAGGCCTGGGAGGACTCCTGAAGATTCTAGTGACTCGATTGCTCATTTTCAGACCATTTTCTTTAGGATGCGTCCAGCTATTAAACTAAATGGATTCACTTCCCGCCAACTAAGGTTGATTAAGTCG GTTGTAGAAAAGAGCTTCAAAGATTTAGCTTACATCCGTGTAAATGATGGATCATGTGCTCAACAATTAATTGTCTACACAGAATCCAGAAGTGACCTAGATTTGCTTATG AAAGAGGTTAAAGGAATCCATTTTAAGGAAGCAGAGATGAAGATCGGAACTGCCATTGGCTTCCGGCATGTGATCGACCTCCTTTCCTCTGAACAAAAGTTGATTGTTGGTCACAATTGCTTTCTTG ATATTGCACATGTATGTAGAAAATTCATAGGTCCTCTTCCTTTGAATCTTAAGGAATTTGTTACATTGGTTCAAAAAAACTTCCCGTACATAATTGACACAAAGATCCTTCTGAATGGAAATAGCATGTTGCaattgaagatgaagaagagtaGCACATCACTGGCCAAAGCTTTTGCCATCATATGTCCGCATATTGCTTCTGCTGACAACATGCTTGGTCCAGCTCAAAGTCCCTCTGTTTCGGTGGAAGTTCAAGTAGATGATATGAG CTGGAACTCTGGAGCTAAACACGAAGCTGGTTATGATGCCTTCATGACAGGGTGCATATTTGCCCAAGCATGCAATCTTCTTGATATTGATTTCAGTTCTcatttgatgttgatgaaagaaGAGAAGCTTAGAAACTACATCAATCTTCTTTACCTAAGCTGGACCAGCGGGGACATAGTTGACCTAAAAACTGGTGAAGCTACAACTGAATGTTCAGCATTTATGACTTTTAAAATCCAACAACCGAAGATTCTGTTTTCAAATATTGTCTTAATTTGGGGCTTCTCTCCTACTCTCAAGGCAAAACCGATAAAAGAAACCTTGTGTAAAGTTTTTGGGTTGACTTCAGTTACATCCATCTACCATTTGGACAAGACTGCTGTGTTTGTTCAATTTAGCCAACCAGAATTGGTTCATGATTTTTTGGAACTAAAATCTAAGATTGAAAAGAAGAACGAAGCACTTTACGTTTTACACCCTCTTTCGGATCTTCTAGAAGGTGGACGTACCCGTGCTGCTTCTTACGAGGTATACAAAGACATATGTGGTTCACCCCTTTCCAAAGTCCTCTTCGCAGATCAAGCTGCAGCTGTTGGTGTTGATTTGAACACCAAAATGTTAGAAAGTAAGGCTCATAAAAATGGTTCTTTTGATAATTCAGACATCCCAATGGATACCAAGATATCAGAAACTGAACAACCTATGAAGTCTTCACCAGGTAGCAAAAATTTGCATAGAGAAGAAATACTAGATATAGTATCTTGCTGA